A single window of Desulfovibrio sp. G11 DNA harbors:
- a CDS encoding twin-arginine translocase TatA/TatE family subunit: MFGIGMQELLLILVVVLLIFGANKLPEIGGGLGRAIRNFRRASSEPDEIDITPKDKKPSSTDDDTSHKA, from the coding sequence ATGTTCGGCATTGGCATGCAAGAATTGTTGCTCATACTGGTGGTAGTTCTGCTGATTTTCGGCGCGAACAAGCTGCCGGAAATCGGCGGCGGACTTGGCAGAGCCATCCGCAACTTCCGCCGCGCATCTTCCGAACCTGATGAAATCGACATCACGCCAAAGGACAAAAAGCCTTCTTCTACTGATGACGATACCAGCCATAAAGCCTGA
- a CDS encoding IS4 family transposase has protein sequence MSHHNTLFSQMLSLIPRHVFQKLEHRHKVGRASRKFGFKEQFTAMAFIQLAARRSMRDGLRCLAAAGNRLYHWGLKNVPRSTFADANNSRPVGFFKDLFAEMYGLCQPHAPRHKFRFKCKLYSMDATTISLCLSVFPWASFRRNKAGVKVNTVLDHDGYIPAFVDISNAKTHESRMAKSLSLPKGSIVTFDKGYIAYSWFQLLATKGIFFVTRLKDNAVFKLLERRPVNRKTGVTSDHIIEVKNSRGKTLRLRRIGYRDAKTGKRYEFLTNHFRLSAKTIADIYKERWQIEIFFREVKQNLHIKSFVGRSENAVLIQIYTALTVYLLMAYQKILSKLKLSVQQLFELICVNLFGKDSLEELLKPRRSKTQNSYSLSLLAMVA, from the coding sequence ATGAGTCACCATAATACACTTTTCTCCCAGATGCTATCTCTGATTCCCAGACATGTTTTTCAAAAGCTCGAACACCGGCACAAAGTAGGGCGGGCCTCACGCAAATTCGGCTTCAAGGAGCAGTTCACCGCCATGGCCTTTATTCAGCTTGCCGCGAGGCGTTCCATGCGTGACGGGCTCCGGTGTCTGGCTGCCGCCGGAAACCGCCTGTACCATTGGGGCCTGAAAAACGTGCCCCGCTCGACTTTCGCCGACGCCAACAATTCAAGGCCCGTGGGCTTTTTCAAGGACTTGTTCGCTGAAATGTACGGACTTTGCCAGCCGCATGCGCCTCGTCACAAATTTCGCTTCAAGTGCAAACTGTACAGCATGGACGCTACCACCATCAGCCTTTGCCTGTCCGTCTTCCCCTGGGCATCGTTCCGGCGGAACAAAGCCGGGGTGAAGGTAAATACCGTGCTTGATCACGATGGCTACATCCCTGCCTTCGTCGATATCAGCAATGCCAAAACCCACGAAAGCCGCATGGCCAAAAGCCTTTCGCTGCCAAAAGGCTCCATTGTGACCTTTGACAAAGGCTATATAGCCTATTCCTGGTTTCAGCTTTTGGCGACAAAGGGCATCTTCTTCGTCACGCGCCTCAAAGATAACGCCGTATTCAAGCTGCTGGAACGCCGTCCTGTCAATCGTAAAACAGGCGTCACCTCTGACCATATTATCGAAGTGAAAAACAGTCGGGGAAAAACCTTGCGCTTACGCCGAATAGGCTACAGGGATGCCAAAACCGGGAAGCGTTACGAGTTCTTGACCAACCACTTTCGCCTGTCAGCGAAAACCATTGCCGACATTTACAAAGAGCGCTGGCAAATCGAAATATTCTTCCGTGAAGTCAAACAAAATCTGCACATCAAAAGCTTTGTCGGGCGCTCTGAGAACGCTGTGCTCATCCAAATTTACACGGCCCTGACAGTGTATTTGCTCATGGCGTACCAAAAAATCCTGAGCAAACTTAAGCTGTCGGTGCAGCAATTATTCGAGCTCATTTGCGTGAATTTGTTCGGCAAAGACTCCCTGGAAGAACTCCTGAAACCGCGAAGATCAAAAACTCAAAACTCTTACAGTCTCAGCCTATTAGCTATGGTTGCTTAG
- a CDS encoding VCBS domain-containing protein, with the protein MFTVYVSDGAETVQKDIVVTIKGTNTSPTIESFDPALAVTEGGSDASGTVVGADVDNGARLSYYVGNDNATNSSAQKITGQFGTLSIDNNGKYTYSLIEDKALVINPGEVREETFTIFVKDEHGALAKETVTISVTGTESTPVISVAADLTVKEDEILDSHSTVTVLDDARDMGNHTFGVSVAGNGSFAGTAAGAYGKLVIDANGTYTYYLDNDLGSVQSLGKGESVEEHFTIQVTDPQGNSTTKDIVVKVEGTNDAPAISSWEPVGSDITEGSGLAITGTVIATDVDANDVLSYFVGAANAGSSNSQTYKGTYGTVTIAADGTYSYVLHAGADKLSQGQQANETFAVLVSDGKGGWASKDVTVNITGTNNTPVLEEASGSIYVPFALSGSQITGQLQGHDVDANDVLTYGLQGGVDDGSGSITLQGQYGTLTIDSTTGQYTYELDMSNPTVQHLGKGSTLNETFTTTVHDGWETVNSKLEITVNSDHTVKGLDTPGILYGDSSDNLLLGSGGDDIIKGGIGNEALFGGEGNDILYGGAGNDYLDGGSGSNQLYGGEGNDVLVFSASNTVMDGGTGIDMMIGADKDTLDSLFANPATNTIQNIEIFVTEGGKGLTSLADLENLGVLLNNNEKIVLSSDWNVNTDQTPSSMSNDYVAFTNDSMTILVAKAALAEGI; encoded by the coding sequence ATATTCACTGTATACGTCAGCGATGGCGCTGAAACAGTACAGAAAGACATTGTTGTCACCATCAAGGGAACCAATACCTCTCCCACCATTGAATCCTTTGACCCTGCCCTTGCTGTCACCGAAGGCGGCAGCGATGCAAGCGGAACGGTTGTGGGAGCCGACGTGGATAACGGGGCCAGACTTTCATACTATGTGGGCAACGACAACGCGACAAACAGCTCTGCTCAAAAGATTACGGGGCAGTTCGGCACGCTGAGCATCGATAATAATGGCAAATATACCTACAGCCTTATTGAAGACAAGGCACTGGTCATCAATCCCGGTGAAGTACGCGAAGAGACGTTTACCATTTTTGTCAAGGACGAACACGGGGCTTTGGCCAAGGAAACGGTAACCATCAGCGTGACAGGTACGGAAAGCACGCCGGTCATATCGGTGGCTGCTGACCTCACCGTCAAGGAAGATGAAATTCTTGACAGTCATTCCACTGTCACGGTGCTGGACGATGCCCGCGATATGGGCAACCACACATTCGGCGTTTCTGTTGCCGGCAACGGCAGCTTCGCTGGAACCGCCGCAGGCGCTTACGGCAAGCTGGTTATTGATGCCAATGGCACCTATACCTACTATCTGGATAACGATCTGGGCAGTGTGCAGTCTCTGGGCAAGGGCGAGTCGGTGGAAGAACACTTCACCATTCAGGTAACTGACCCCCAGGGCAACAGCACAACAAAGGATATCGTTGTCAAGGTTGAAGGAACCAACGACGCCCCGGCCATCTCTTCATGGGAACCTGTCGGCAGCGATATCACCGAAGGCAGCGGCCTGGCCATTACAGGAACTGTCATCGCCACCGATGTGGACGCCAACGACGTTCTGTCTTATTTCGTGGGCGCAGCCAATGCCGGATCCAGCAACAGCCAGACTTACAAGGGAACGTACGGCACGGTTACCATCGCAGCCGACGGAACATACTCCTACGTTCTGCATGCGGGGGCAGACAAGCTTTCGCAGGGGCAGCAGGCTAATGAAACCTTTGCCGTACTCGTTTCTGACGGCAAGGGCGGCTGGGCCTCCAAGGATGTAACCGTCAACATCACAGGCACCAACAATACCCCTGTGCTCGAAGAAGCCAGCGGCAGCATCTATGTACCTTTTGCCCTCAGCGGCTCCCAGATCACCGGGCAGTTGCAGGGCCATGATGTTGACGCCAATGACGTGCTCACCTACGGCCTGCAGGGCGGCGTGGATGACGGCTCGGGTTCCATTACCCTTCAGGGGCAGTATGGCACCCTTACCATCGACAGTACCACCGGTCAGTACACGTATGAGCTGGATATGAGCAATCCCACGGTGCAGCATCTCGGCAAGGGCAGTACGCTGAATGAAACGTTCACCACCACCGTGCATGACGGGTGGGAAACTGTGAACAGCAAGCTTGAGATCACCGTCAACAGTGACCATACCGTCAAGGGGCTGGACACACCCGGCATCCTGTATGGCGACAGTTCGGACAATCTGCTGCTCGGTTCTGGCGGTGATGACATCATCAAGGGTGGCATCGGCAACGAGGCCCTGTTCGGCGGTGAAGGCAACGACATCCTGTACGGCGGCGCAGGCAATGACTATCTTGATGGCGGTTCCGGCAGCAATCAGCTCTATGGTGGCGAAGGCAACGACGTGCTGGTATTCAGTGCCAGCAACACGGTCATGGATGGCGGCACCGGCATCGACATGATGATCGGCGCAGACAAAGATACCCTTGACAGCCTGTTTGCCAACCCCGCCACAAATACCATCCAGAACATAGAAATCTTTGTGACGGAAGGCGGAAAGGGGCTAACCAGCCTGGCCGACCTTGAAAACCTCGGCGTACTCCTGAACAATAATGAAAAAATAGTGCTGTCTTCCGACTGGAACGTTAACACCGACCAGACGCCAAGCAGCATGTCCAACGATTATGTGGCCTTTACCAACGACAGTATGACCATACTGGTTGCCAAGGCGGCGTTGGCTGAAGGCATATAA
- a CDS encoding VCBS domain-containing protein produces MTLNNGLDAVQGLHEGQQLTETFYITVTDKHGASVVEPLDVTIKGTNDAPVLFVESGLSIAEGEIAVSGQSQVHDKDANETHTFSHSGAQGNDDYGTFTIDANGKYTFTLDNDSDAVKKLALGQSVDLTYTVTVTDIDGLTDQRDVVITITGTNNAPEVKATVAEVTEDDIRTGSNGSEMVFASGHIEATDPDAGAQLQYFVKSNGQTDQIARGSYGTLTISSVTGQYLYVLNNADPAVQALGRNDSMTETFTVVVRDEHGKATETQLTVTINGANDAPVITSAPGLTVTEDTVLTSSGKLIFTDVDATDTHTFGVSTKDGQQGESAAGKYGTLTIDSNGNYTYTLDNSNPDVQKLAQGESTTMLSG; encoded by the coding sequence TTGACCCTCAATAATGGCCTGGATGCCGTTCAGGGCCTGCATGAAGGCCAGCAGCTCACAGAAACATTCTATATCACCGTCACAGACAAGCATGGCGCCAGCGTCGTTGAGCCTCTTGACGTAACCATCAAGGGAACCAATGACGCCCCGGTCCTTTTTGTAGAAAGCGGCCTCAGCATCGCGGAAGGCGAAATCGCCGTGTCCGGGCAAAGCCAGGTGCATGACAAGGATGCCAACGAAACGCACACCTTCTCTCACTCCGGCGCTCAGGGCAACGATGACTACGGAACGTTCACCATTGATGCCAACGGCAAATATACCTTCACGCTGGATAACGACAGCGATGCGGTTAAAAAACTGGCATTGGGCCAGTCGGTCGATCTTACATACACAGTAACTGTCACAGACATTGACGGTTTGACCGATCAGCGTGATGTTGTCATCACCATTACCGGCACAAACAATGCACCTGAAGTCAAGGCTACCGTTGCTGAAGTAACGGAAGACGACATCAGAACCGGGTCGAATGGAAGCGAAATGGTGTTTGCTTCAGGACATATAGAAGCCACTGACCCGGACGCCGGCGCGCAGTTGCAGTACTTTGTCAAAAGCAATGGCCAGACTGACCAGATCGCCCGGGGAAGCTACGGTACGCTTACCATCAGTTCAGTTACCGGGCAGTATCTCTATGTGCTGAACAACGCCGATCCGGCTGTCCAGGCTTTGGGCCGCAATGATTCGATGACCGAAACCTTTACCGTTGTGGTCAGGGACGAACACGGCAAGGCCACCGAAACCCAGCTGACGGTGACCATTAACGGCGCCAATGACGCCCCGGTCATCACCAGCGCCCCCGGCCTGACTGTTACGGAAGACACTGTGCTTACCAGCTCTGGCAAGCTCATATTCACTGATGTGGACGCCACAGACACGCATACCTTCGGCGTCAGCACCAAGGACGGACAGCAAGGCGAAAGTGCTGCCGGCAAGTACGGAACCCTTACCATCGACAGTAACGGCAACTATACATATACACTCGACAACTCCAACCCTGATGTGCAAAAGCTCGCTCAGGGGGAAAGCACAACAATGTTGTCCGGTTAA
- a CDS encoding ACT domain-containing protein: MKAEQLSVFLENRAGRLAEVTHALAEAGINIRALSLADTSDFGILRMIVCDHEKAKTILKEKGFTLGRTSVVAVEVTDAPGGLDSVLQLVSRNGINVEYMYAFVQREEESAVMIFRFDKVDQAVEVLQANNFTIIPAARLCAR, translated from the coding sequence ATGAAAGCAGAGCAATTATCCGTTTTTTTGGAAAATAGGGCCGGACGTCTCGCAGAAGTAACGCATGCCCTGGCCGAAGCCGGCATCAATATCCGGGCGCTTTCCCTCGCGGACACCTCGGACTTTGGCATTTTGCGCATGATCGTTTGCGATCACGAAAAGGCTAAAACCATACTTAAAGAAAAAGGCTTCACGCTGGGACGCACCAGTGTGGTGGCTGTAGAGGTTACAGACGCTCCCGGCGGCCTTGATTCAGTTCTCCAGCTTGTTTCGCGCAACGGCATAAATGTTGAGTACATGTATGCCTTTGTCCAGCGCGAAGAAGAAAGCGCCGTTATGATCTTTCGCTTTGACAAGGTAGACCAGGCTGTTGAAGTGTTGCAGGCAAACAACTTTACCATTATCCCCGCTGCTCGCCTTTGCGCCAGATAA
- a CDS encoding Rha family transcriptional regulator, whose amino-acid sequence MSQAQILPADHFSPSVSIHNGRPATTSLEVAKFFGKRHDHVLRSINDLIANTPKEFTAPNFGVSEYTDETGRVLPMFILHRDGFMLLVMGYTGKKAMQIKVAYILAFNKMEAQIAGNALPPPKPTALTPSTADDRKPLRSLVAAWAQVSGTPHQALWPQVKAHFQLARIDDLPMEWIGDALAFVQGKIDAAGKALPAAPENTEFLPTMFPTFEKDILDIERLIERLCNGMSIFARPGGMMHREFVRNKPLIDAVQPCISAAKNAVGTGYFMMQTARKIYGAMK is encoded by the coding sequence ATGAGTCAGGCTCAAATTCTTCCCGCCGACCACTTTTCCCCGTCCGTTTCCATCCACAATGGCCGTCCGGCCACCACGTCCCTTGAGGTCGCAAAGTTCTTTGGCAAGAGGCATGACCACGTTCTGCGCTCCATCAATGATTTGATAGCTAACACCCCGAAAGAATTCACTGCCCCCAATTTTGGGGTGAGTGAATACACTGATGAAACGGGGCGGGTCTTGCCTATGTTCATCCTGCATCGTGATGGGTTCATGCTGCTAGTCATGGGCTATACCGGAAAGAAGGCCATGCAGATAAAGGTAGCCTACATCCTTGCCTTCAATAAGATGGAAGCACAGATTGCAGGGAACGCTTTGCCGCCGCCAAAGCCAACAGCCCTCACGCCATCCACCGCCGACGACAGAAAGCCTTTGCGCTCACTGGTTGCCGCATGGGCGCAGGTCAGCGGCACTCCGCATCAAGCCCTGTGGCCGCAGGTTAAGGCGCACTTTCAGCTTGCGAGGATTGATGATCTGCCTATGGAGTGGATTGGCGACGCGCTGGCCTTTGTGCAGGGGAAGATTGACGCTGCGGGCAAGGCGCTGCCCGCTGCGCCGGAGAATACCGAGTTCCTGCCGACCATGTTCCCAACATTCGAGAAGGACATTCTTGATATTGAACGGCTTATAGAGCGGCTGTGCAACGGCATGAGCATCTTTGCCCGGCCCGGAGGTATGATGCACAGAGAGTTCGTCAGAAACAAGCCGTTGATCGACGCCGTGCAGCCCTGCATATCGGCAGCCAAGAACGCCGTGGGCACTGGCTACTTCATGATGCAGACGGCAAGGAAGATTTACGGCGCCATGAAGTAG
- the crcB gene encoding fluoride efflux transporter CrcB: MLKTLALISIGASCGAILRWFLGLMLNAIFLPIPLGTLAANLLGGYLIGVAVSMFNALPAVGPEFRLLIITGFLGGLTTFSTFTAEIGVLLQGQRIMTAVAAIVLHVCGSLIMMLLGMGTFALLRTCFR, translated from the coding sequence ATGCTTAAAACGCTTGCCCTCATAAGTATTGGGGCATCTTGCGGAGCCATTTTGCGGTGGTTTCTGGGGTTGATGCTGAACGCCATATTTCTTCCCATACCGCTTGGAACCCTGGCGGCCAACCTGCTTGGCGGGTATCTCATCGGTGTGGCTGTCAGTATGTTCAATGCGCTGCCTGCGGTAGGGCCGGAATTTAGGTTGCTCATCATTACCGGGTTTCTTGGCGGCTTGACGACTTTTTCAACATTTACAGCGGAAATCGGCGTTCTTTTGCAAGGCCAGCGCATCATGACTGCCGTGGCAGCCATAGTACTGCATGTTTGCGGCTCACTTATTATGATGCTGCTCGGCATGGGGACGTTTGCGTTATTACGGACCTGTTTTCGATAG
- a CDS encoding IS4 family transposase — MPHKEILDLSHHTTLFSQLLSLIPGHVFEKLERKHKTGRSSRQFGFKEQFTVMAFIQLAARRSLRDGLRALEAAKRRLYHLGLKSVARSTVADANNSRPVEFFKDLFAEMYGLCHLRAPRHKFRFKCKLYSMDATTISLCLSIFPWASFRRNKAGVKVNTVLDHDGYIPAFLDINNAKTHESRMAKSLSLPKGSIVTFDKGYICYSWFRMLTAKGIFFVTRLKSNAAYKLVDRRAVDRKTGVTSDHIIDVSSRGKTTRLRRIGYRDAKTGKRYEFLTNHFRLSAKTIADIYKERWQIEIFFREVKQNLHIKSFVGRSENAVHIQIYTALTVYLLLAYQKFLSKLGLSVQQLFELICLNLFGKDSLEELLNPRRRKTINTYSYSLLAMGA; from the coding sequence TTGCCACACAAGGAGATTTTGGACTTGAGCCATCATACTACACTCTTCTCTCAACTGCTATCCCTGATACCGGGACATGTTTTTGAAAAACTCGAACGCAAGCACAAAACTGGCCGCTCTTCACGCCAATTTGGATTCAAGGAGCAATTCACCGTCATGGCCTTTATCCAACTCGCTGCAAGGCGCTCTTTACGCGATGGGCTTCGCGCCTTGGAGGCGGCCAAGAGACGGCTGTATCACCTCGGCTTGAAATCAGTAGCGCGTTCCACGGTTGCCGATGCCAACAATTCAAGGCCTGTGGAATTTTTCAAAGACCTGTTCGCTGAAATGTATGGCCTGTGCCATCTTCGTGCGCCTCGTCACAAATTCCGCTTCAAGTGCAAGCTGTACAGCATGGACGCCACCACCATCAGCCTATGCCTGTCCATCTTTCCCTGGGCGTCGTTCCGGCGGAACAAGGCTGGCGTGAAAGTAAATACCGTGCTTGACCACGATGGCTACATTCCCGCTTTTCTCGATATCAACAATGCCAAAACCCACGAAAGCCGCATGGCCAAAAGTCTTTCATTGCCAAAGGGTTCCATCGTCACCTTCGATAAAGGCTATATCTGCTATTCCTGGTTTCGCATGTTGACCGCGAAGGGCATTTTCTTCGTAACCCGACTGAAGAGCAATGCTGCCTATAAGCTCGTTGATCGCCGCGCCGTAGACCGGAAAACCGGGGTCACGTCCGATCACATCATTGACGTGAGCAGCCGGGGAAAAACCACTCGTCTACGCAGAATCGGCTATCGCGATGCGAAAACCGGCAAACGGTACGAATTTTTGACCAACCATTTCCGCCTGTCCGCCAAGACAATTGCTGATATCTATAAAGAACGCTGGCAAATTGAAATATTCTTCCGCGAAGTCAAACAAAATCTGCATATTAAAAGCTTTGTCGGGCGCTCGGAGAATGCGGTGCACATCCAGATTTATACGGCCCTGACCGTGTATTTACTCCTGGCCTATCAGAAATTCCTGAGCAAGCTTGGGCTGTCGGTGCAACAACTCTTCGAGCTCATTTGCTTGAATCTGTTCGGCAAGGATTCTCTGGAAGAACTTCTGAATCCACGAAGACGAAAAACTATAAACACCTATAGTTATAGCCTGTTAGCTATGGGTGCTTAA
- a CDS encoding IS4 family transposase — MPHKEILDLSHHTTLFSQLLSLIPGHVFEKLERKHKTGRSSRQFGFKEQFTVMAFIQLAARRSLRDGLRALEAAKRRLYHLGLKSVARSTVADANNSRPVEFFKDLFAEMYGLCHLRAPRHKFRFKCKLYSMDATTISLCLSIFPWASFRRNKAGVKVNTVLDHDGYIPAFLDINNAKTHESRMAKSLSLPKGSIVTFDKGYICYSWFRMLTAKGIFFVTRLKSNAAYKLVDRRAVDRKTGVTSDHIIDVSSRGKTTRLRRIGYRDAKTGKRYEFLTNHFRLSAKTIADIYKERWQIEIFFREVKQNLHIKSFVGRSENAVHIQIYTALTVYLLLAYQKFLSKLGLSVQQLFELICLNLFGKDSLEELLNPRRRKTINTYSYSLLAMGA; from the coding sequence TTGCCACACAAGGAGATTTTGGACTTGAGCCATCATACTACACTCTTCTCTCAACTGCTATCCCTGATACCGGGACATGTTTTTGAAAAACTCGAACGCAAGCACAAAACTGGCCGCTCTTCACGCCAATTTGGATTCAAGGAGCAATTCACCGTCATGGCCTTTATCCAACTCGCTGCAAGGCGCTCTTTACGCGATGGGCTTCGCGCCTTGGAGGCGGCCAAGAGACGGCTGTATCACCTCGGCTTGAAATCAGTAGCGCGTTCCACGGTTGCCGATGCCAACAATTCAAGGCCTGTGGAATTTTTCAAAGACCTGTTCGCTGAAATGTATGGCCTGTGCCATCTTCGTGCGCCTCGTCACAAATTCCGCTTCAAGTGCAAGCTGTACAGCATGGACGCCACCACCATCAGCCTATGCCTGTCCATCTTTCCCTGGGCGTCGTTCCGGCGGAACAAGGCTGGCGTGAAAGTAAATACCGTGCTTGACCACGATGGCTACATTCCCGCTTTTCTCGATATCAACAATGCCAAAACCCACGAAAGCCGCATGGCCAAAAGTCTTTCATTGCCAAAGGGTTCCATCGTCACCTTCGATAAAGGCTATATCTGCTATTCCTGGTTTCGCATGTTGACCGCGAAGGGCATTTTCTTCGTAACCCGACTGAAGAGCAATGCTGCCTATAAGCTCGTTGATCGCCGCGCCGTAGACCGGAAAACCGGGGTCACGTCCGATCACATCATTGACGTGAGCAGCCGGGGAAAAACCACTCGTCTACGCAGAATCGGCTATCGCGATGCGAAAACCGGCAAACGGTACGAATTTTTGACCAACCATTTCCGCCTGTCCGCCAAGACAATTGCTGATATCTATAAAGAACGCTGGCAAATTGAAATATTCTTCCGCGAAGTCAAACAAAATCTGCATATTAAAAGCTTTGTCGGGCGCTCGGAGAATGCGGTGCACATCCAGATTTATACGGCCCTGACCGTGTATTTACTCCTGGCCTATCAGAAATTCCTGAGCAAGCTTGGGCTGTCGGTGCAACAACTCTTCGAGCTCATTTGCTTGAATCTGTTCGGCAAGGATTCTCTGGAAGAACTTCTGAATCCGCGAAGACGAAAAACTATAAACACCTATAGTTATAGCCTGTTAGCTATGGGTGCTTAA
- a CDS encoding DUF190 domain-containing protein, protein MHGYQLTFFTQQGRVHGMVNLAEWLLQQAKAVGIKGATVATAQGGYGRNGKYYSVHFFEMGEQPVEVTMAVDAVQADLLFAKINEEQLGIFYIKIPIEVGVTGEKRED, encoded by the coding sequence ATGCACGGCTATCAGCTTACGTTTTTTACGCAGCAGGGACGCGTTCACGGCATGGTAAACCTTGCAGAGTGGCTGCTCCAGCAGGCAAAGGCGGTCGGAATCAAGGGGGCGACTGTGGCAACTGCTCAAGGAGGATACGGCCGGAACGGCAAATACTATTCGGTCCATTTCTTTGAAATGGGCGAGCAGCCTGTAGAAGTGACGATGGCTGTGGATGCGGTACAGGCGGATTTGCTGTTCGCAAAAATTAACGAAGAGCAGCTCGGTATTTTTTATATAAAGATACCCATTGAAGTTGGCGTCACCGGAGAAAAACGGGAGGATTAG
- a CDS encoding diaminopimelate dehydrogenase: MSTVKVAVHGLGNIGKAVIDCLLCTRDIDCLGVLRRASSLGTQPLSLRGVPDYASIDALMAERGRPDVVIICGPSRNVPVDARYYMEKNISTVDSFDIHSEIPQVVAALDSAAKAAGKACITAAGWDPGTDSVLRALFEAMTPVGTTFTNFGRGRSMGHSVAARAVSGVENACSITIPIGGGKHSRLVYVLPAAGASFADIKQRIAADPYFSNDPLDVREVGSQEELDAVADNSHGVLMERIGASGSVSNQRLSFDMRIDNPALTAQVLVSCARAVTRLNPGCHTLIDVPPVALLPGDRMKNIARLV, translated from the coding sequence ATGAGCACAGTCAAGGTTGCAGTGCACGGACTGGGCAATATCGGCAAGGCTGTCATTGATTGTCTGCTTTGCACCCGGGATATTGATTGCCTTGGTGTGCTGAGGCGTGCTTCTTCCTTGGGTACCCAGCCGTTATCTTTGCGGGGAGTGCCGGATTATGCCTCCATTGATGCACTGATGGCGGAGCGTGGCAGGCCGGATGTTGTAATAATTTGCGGCCCATCCAGAAATGTGCCTGTGGACGCGCGCTATTATATGGAAAAAAACATCAGCACCGTTGACAGTTTCGACATCCATTCTGAAATCCCGCAAGTTGTCGCAGCATTGGACAGTGCAGCCAAGGCTGCGGGCAAGGCGTGCATAACGGCGGCAGGGTGGGACCCGGGAACAGATTCTGTCCTGCGTGCGCTTTTTGAAGCCATGACGCCTGTAGGAACAACTTTCACCAACTTTGGCCGGGGACGTTCCATGGGCCATTCCGTAGCCGCAAGGGCTGTTTCCGGTGTGGAAAACGCCTGCTCCATCACCATTCCCATTGGTGGTGGCAAGCATTCGCGTCTGGTCTACGTTCTTCCCGCTGCCGGAGCTTCTTTTGCCGATATCAAGCAACGGATTGCCGCAGATCCGTATTTCAGCAATGATCCGCTGGACGTGCGTGAAGTAGGCAGCCAGGAAGAACTGGATGCTGTGGCCGACAACTCTCATGGCGTACTTATGGAGCGCATCGGCGCTTCCGGAAGCGTTTCCAACCAGCGGCTGAGTTTTGATATGCGAATTGATAATCCGGCCCTGACGGCGCAGGTTCTGGTATCGTGCGCACGGGCTGTCACGCGGCTGAATCCCGGTTGCCATACGCTGATTGACGTACCCCCGGTGGCTTTGTTGCCCGGCGACCGCATGAAAAATATTGCCCGGTTGGTTTGA
- the tnpA gene encoding IS200/IS605 family transposase — translation MALRFWTFFLTLSRTAMLQSLCKYKGVEILKGHLMPDHIHMLVSIPPKISVSSFMGYLKGKSSLMIFDKHANLKYKFGNRKFWAEGYYVSTVGLNEATIKKYIQQQEKHDIMQDKLTSREYQDPFKG, via the coding sequence ATCGCATTGAGATTTTGGACTTTTTTCTTAACCCTTAGCCGGACAGCAATGTTGCAAAGTCTCTGTAAGTACAAAGGTGTAGAGATTTTAAAAGGGCATTTGATGCCAGACCATATACACATGCTGGTGAGTATTCCGCCAAAGATCAGCGTGTCGAGTTTTATGGGTTACTTGAAGGGCAAGAGTTCACTAATGATTTTTGATAAACACGCAAACCTTAAATATAAGTTTGGCAACAGAAAGTTTTGGGCCGAAGGGTATTATGTCAGCACCGTCGGACTCAATGAAGCAACGATCAAAAAATATATCCAGCAGCAGGAGAAGCATGACATCATGCAAGACAAGCTGACGTCACGCGAATATCAGGACCCCTTTAAGGGGTAA